The following proteins are co-located in the Myroides profundi genome:
- a CDS encoding non-canonical purine NTP diphosphatase translates to MKLVFASNNKNKIKEIKNQLPDTIEILSLEDIGCNIDIPETADTIEGNAKLKADFVKRHYGYDCFADDSGLEVDALNGAPGVYSARYAGEQKNDNDNIDKLLEVLQKEENRKANFKTVICLNLHTETYYFTGIIDGQLLKERQGTEGFGYDPIFVADGMDKSFAEIDINAKNAISHRGRAVRQLVDFLLKR, encoded by the coding sequence ATGAAATTAGTTTTCGCATCAAACAACAAAAACAAGATTAAAGAGATCAAAAATCAATTACCTGATACAATTGAAATCTTAAGCCTAGAAGATATTGGATGTAATATCGACATTCCTGAGACAGCAGATACTATAGAAGGTAATGCTAAACTAAAAGCTGATTTTGTCAAAAGACATTATGGGTATGACTGTTTTGCTGATGATTCAGGATTAGAGGTAGATGCTTTAAACGGTGCACCAGGAGTATACTCAGCTCGTTATGCAGGAGAACAAAAAAATGACAATGACAATATAGACAAATTGCTTGAGGTACTTCAAAAAGAAGAGAACAGAAAAGCCAACTTTAAAACAGTAATTTGCCTAAATCTACATACAGAGACATACTATTTCACTGGCATTATAGATGGACAACTATTAAAAGAGAGACAAGGTACAGAAGGATTTGGTTATGACCCAATCTTCGTAGCAGATGGAATGGACAAATCTTTTGCTGAAATTGATATCAATGCTAAGAACGCTATTAGCCATAGAGGAAGAGCTGTACGCCAATTAGTCGACTTTTTATTAAAACGATAA
- the recG gene encoding ATP-dependent DNA helicase RecG: MSKNLLDTPIEYLKGVGPQRADLFKRELGIFTYRDLLHLYPNRYIDRTQYYKINELYNNNSEVQIVGKIIHIKTVEQKRGKRLVATFTDGTGQIELVWFQGYKWIQENLKLNTPYVAFGKLNSFNNTFSMPHPELDLLEEHQKNIANAMQAVYPSTEKFGARISNKSIIKMMMQLVKETHPLFMDTLSDEFKRKLSLISMQEALINIHFPKNMDMLNKAQFRLKFEELFYVQLQLLIKNIARKDKIKGYPFEKVGDYFNTFYSEHLPFPLTGAQKRVLKEIRNDVGAPAQMNRLLQGDVGSGKTIVAFMSCLLALDNGFQACIVAPTEILATQHYVGIKELGEPLGLKIKLLTGSTKTAERRVLHEELASGELHILIGTHALFEDKVIFKNLGLAIIDEQHRFGVEQRSKLWHKNELPPHVLVMTATPIPRTLAMSLYGDLDISVIDELPPGRKPIQTNHYFEGKRLAVWHFLKTEIAKGRQVYIVYPLIDESETLDYKNLMEGYEAISRDFPLPEYSVSIVHGQMTPAEKDREMDRFIKGETNIMVATTVIEVGVNVPNASVMIIESAERFGLSQLHQLRGRVGRGAEQSYCILMTGDKLSNDSKIRMETMCRTNDGFEISEVDLKLRGPGDIMGTQQSGTLPLKIADIVKDQEIMLYARHHAVQLLKEDPTLEEPENQRIKNKLNILNSKTTIWNYIS, encoded by the coding sequence ATGTCTAAGAATCTACTTGATACACCTATAGAATACCTTAAAGGAGTTGGCCCACAGCGCGCTGACTTATTTAAACGCGAACTAGGTATATTCACCTATAGAGATTTACTACACCTATACCCAAACAGATATATCGACAGAACACAATATTATAAAATAAATGAACTTTATAATAACAATAGTGAAGTTCAGATAGTCGGTAAAATTATCCATATCAAAACTGTAGAACAAAAACGAGGAAAGCGCCTTGTCGCAACCTTTACAGACGGTACTGGACAAATAGAGTTAGTTTGGTTTCAAGGATACAAATGGATACAAGAGAATTTAAAACTAAATACTCCTTATGTGGCATTCGGAAAGCTTAATAGCTTTAACAATACCTTCTCTATGCCACACCCTGAATTAGATCTGTTAGAAGAACATCAGAAGAACATCGCTAATGCGATGCAAGCTGTCTATCCTTCTACTGAAAAATTCGGAGCGAGAATATCCAATAAGTCTATCATCAAGATGATGATGCAACTTGTCAAAGAGACACATCCTCTCTTTATGGATACCTTATCTGATGAATTCAAGAGAAAACTCAGTTTGATTTCAATGCAAGAAGCCTTAATTAATATCCACTTTCCTAAGAATATGGATATGTTGAATAAGGCTCAATTTAGACTAAAGTTCGAAGAACTATTCTATGTTCAGTTACAGTTATTAATTAAAAATATAGCACGAAAAGACAAGATTAAAGGATACCCTTTTGAGAAAGTTGGTGATTACTTTAATACTTTTTATAGCGAACACCTACCCTTCCCTCTTACTGGAGCTCAAAAACGAGTTTTAAAAGAAATCAGGAACGATGTAGGTGCTCCAGCGCAAATGAATCGCCTCTTACAAGGTGATGTGGGGTCTGGAAAAACAATAGTTGCTTTTATGAGTTGTCTTCTAGCATTAGACAATGGGTTTCAAGCTTGTATCGTAGCTCCTACAGAAATTCTAGCTACCCAACATTATGTTGGGATTAAAGAACTAGGAGAACCTTTAGGATTAAAGATAAAATTACTTACAGGTTCTACCAAAACGGCTGAGAGACGTGTATTACACGAAGAATTAGCTTCTGGAGAGCTACATATACTTATCGGTACACACGCCTTGTTTGAAGATAAAGTTATCTTTAAAAATCTAGGTTTAGCTATTATTGATGAACAACACCGATTCGGAGTAGAACAACGTTCTAAACTATGGCATAAAAACGAATTGCCACCTCATGTGTTAGTCATGACTGCTACACCTATACCTCGTACATTAGCTATGAGTCTATATGGAGACTTAGATATCTCTGTTATTGACGAACTTCCACCAGGACGTAAACCAATACAAACTAATCACTACTTCGAAGGTAAGCGCTTAGCTGTATGGCATTTCTTAAAAACAGAAATCGCAAAAGGAAGACAAGTCTATATCGTATATCCATTAATAGATGAAAGCGAAACATTAGACTATAAAAACCTAATGGAAGGATATGAAGCCATATCACGAGATTTCCCTTTGCCAGAATACAGTGTCAGTATTGTACATGGCCAGATGACTCCTGCAGAAAAAGATAGAGAGATGGACAGATTCATTAAAGGAGAGACGAATATTATGGTAGCTACTACTGTGATTGAAGTTGGTGTTAATGTACCTAATGCATCCGTGATGATTATCGAAAGTGCAGAGCGCTTTGGATTATCACAATTGCATCAATTAAGAGGACGCGTAGGTCGTGGAGCAGAACAGAGTTATTGTATCCTAATGACAGGAGATAAACTGAGTAATGACTCTAAGATCAGAATGGAAACGATGTGTCGTACTAATGATGGTTTCGAGATTTCAGAAGTTGATCTAAAACTGAGAGGACCAGGTGATATTATGGGAACTCAACAGAGTGGTACCCTTCCTTTAAAGATAGCTGATATTGTTAAAGATCAAGAGATTATGCTCTATGCGAGACATCATGCTGTACAGCTGTTAAAAGAAGACCCTACACTAGAAGAACCCGAAAACCAAAGAATCAAAAATAAATTAAACATTCTAAATAGTAAAACCACTATCTGGAACTATATAAGCTAA
- a CDS encoding type II toxin-antitoxin system HicB family antitoxin has protein sequence MRIKVILERSKTGYSAYSEELQGAVTVGDTFDEVKANFKEVLSMEIDYLKELGNNERALELSLAEVVYYLDLNTFFDSYELFNKTKLATYLGINPSLLRRLSVEPVELSDKKAKQIQDGLHKLADELKEYHFV, from the coding sequence ATGAGAATTAAAGTGATTTTAGAGCGTAGTAAAACTGGTTATAGTGCATATTCTGAGGAATTGCAAGGAGCAGTGACTGTTGGTGATACTTTTGATGAAGTTAAAGCTAATTTTAAAGAAGTATTGTCTATGGAAATTGATTATCTAAAAGAATTGGGTAATAATGAGAGGGCTTTAGAGCTTAGTTTGGCTGAAGTAGTTTACTATTTGGATTTAAACACCTTTTTTGATAGTTATGAGTTGTTTAATAAAACAAAGTTAGCTACCTACTTAGGTATTAATCCGAGTCTATTAAGGAGATTATCAGTTGAACCTGTTGAATTGTCAGATAAAAAAGCAAAGCAGATACAGGATGGATTGCATAAGTTAGCAGATGAGTTAAAAGAGTACCACTTTGTGTAA
- the tsaE gene encoding tRNA (adenosine(37)-N6)-threonylcarbamoyltransferase complex ATPase subunit type 1 TsaE — translation MTEIVFSLNQIQEAAKEILNKLKHRIVLFDAQMGAGKTTLIKEISKQLGVEDMTSSPTFSIVNEYHSTLSKDRVYHFDLYRLNSEEEAYDMGMDEYLDSNHWCFIEWPEKTPHIIPEEHATIEISILENGDRKVILNNN, via the coding sequence ATGACTGAGATAGTTTTTTCCTTAAATCAAATCCAAGAGGCAGCTAAGGAAATATTAAATAAGTTAAAACATCGCATCGTATTATTTGATGCACAAATGGGGGCAGGAAAAACCACACTTATTAAAGAAATAAGCAAGCAGTTAGGTGTAGAAGATATGACTAGTAGTCCTACTTTTTCTATTGTGAATGAATATCATTCTACCTTATCTAAAGACAGAGTATATCACTTTGACCTTTATAGGTTAAATAGTGAAGAAGAAGCTTATGATATGGGAATGGATGAATATTTAGACTCTAACCATTGGTGTTTTATCGAATGGCCTGAAAAGACACCTCACATTATCCCTGAGGAACACGCTACTATAGAAATCTCTATTTTAGAAAATGGAGATAGAAAAGTGATTTTGAATAACAATTAA
- a CDS encoding DUF4377 domain-containing protein, giving the protein MKKILLLAAVVGLSFTSCKKDGESGTTVPAVEPTEQTATPTESTEATPKEELGNVTYTIASKLVDCTGVAPMKCMQYKEEGSDEWLNMYGGIEGFNYEEGYEYVIEIKREKVENPPADASSIKYILVKEISKTKK; this is encoded by the coding sequence ATGAAAAAGATTTTATTATTAGCTGCTGTTGTAGGTTTATCATTTACCTCTTGCAAAAAAGATGGAGAATCAGGAACTACAGTTCCTGCAGTAGAACCAACAGAACAAACTGCAACTCCTACTGAGTCTACCGAAGCAACACCTAAAGAAGAACTAGGAAACGTAACTTATACGATCGCTTCTAAACTAGTAGACTGTACAGGTGTAGCACCGATGAAATGTATGCAGTACAAAGAAGAAGGTTCTGACGAATGGTTAAATATGTATGGAGGAATCGAAGGATTTAACTATGAAGAAGGATATGAATATGTAATCGAGATAAAACGTGAGAAAGTGGAAAATCCACCTGCTGACGCTTCTTCTATCAAATACATTTTAGTAAAAGAAATTTCTAAAACTAAGAAATAA
- a CDS encoding type II toxin-antitoxin system HicA family toxin — translation MKVSEMLKILVKDGWYLLREGSNHSLYVHPIKSGRVILPRHPSAELKKGTEQSILKQAGLK, via the coding sequence ATGAAGGTAAGTGAAATGCTGAAAATCCTAGTTAAGGATGGTTGGTATTTATTGAGAGAGGGGAGTAATCATTCTTTATATGTACATCCTATAAAGAGTGGAAGAGTAATACTTCCCAGGCACCCTTCAGCAGAATTGAAAAAGGGTACAGAACAGTCAATTTTAAAACAGGCTGGATTAAAGTAA
- a CDS encoding alanine dehydrogenase: MATLTPFSMKDLIPQEECLMVERKRSELFIGVPKENTLIEKRICITPEAVQTLSTYGHRVLIEKGAGEAASYSDLDYSKAGAELTSDTKKIFGCLVIVKVAPPTLEEVKLMAPYTVVWSTIQLKTLTRQYFETISKKKISAIGFDFIHDENGTYPAVSALSEIAGTASILIASELMTTTNNGKGLLFGNIAGVVPTEVVILGAGLVAENAARTALGMGANVKVFDNSIQKLRRLQNNLSQRISTSTIQEKILHKALMRCDVAIGAIRGKNRAPIVVSESMVDNMKKGAVIIDVSIDTGGCFETSELTTHDHPTRIRSGVIHYGVPNITSRYSRTASMALSNIITPLLLEYTDSGDLEGTVNCDSVIKSGIYSYKGLVTNRNVAEWFNLDYKDIHLFTF, translated from the coding sequence ATGGCAACCTTAACTCCTTTTTCAATGAAAGACTTAATTCCTCAAGAAGAATGTCTGATGGTAGAACGCAAAAGAAGTGAACTTTTTATTGGCGTTCCTAAAGAAAACACCTTAATTGAGAAGAGGATTTGCATCACACCAGAAGCCGTACAGACGTTAAGTACATATGGTCATCGTGTCTTGATTGAAAAAGGAGCTGGAGAAGCCGCTAGTTATTCTGATCTAGATTATAGTAAAGCAGGAGCCGAACTTACTAGTGACACTAAGAAAATATTTGGTTGCCTTGTAATTGTTAAAGTCGCCCCGCCTACTCTAGAAGAAGTAAAACTAATGGCACCATACACAGTTGTATGGTCTACTATCCAATTAAAAACGCTAACTAGACAATATTTCGAAACGATATCTAAGAAAAAAATATCTGCTATTGGTTTTGATTTTATTCATGACGAGAACGGCACCTACCCTGCTGTTAGTGCATTAAGTGAAATCGCAGGAACTGCGTCTATCCTAATTGCATCAGAACTAATGACCACAACCAATAATGGTAAAGGATTATTATTTGGGAATATTGCCGGAGTTGTTCCTACAGAAGTAGTCATATTAGGGGCTGGTCTAGTAGCCGAAAACGCGGCCAGAACCGCTTTAGGTATGGGAGCTAACGTAAAAGTCTTTGACAACTCTATTCAAAAGTTGCGCAGACTTCAAAATAATTTATCACAGCGTATCTCTACTTCTACCATCCAAGAGAAAATATTACACAAAGCACTTATGAGATGTGATGTCGCCATTGGTGCTATTCGTGGTAAAAATCGCGCTCCTATTGTAGTGAGTGAATCGATGGTAGATAATATGAAAAAAGGCGCCGTAATTATAGATGTGTCCATTGATACAGGTGGTTGTTTTGAAACATCAGAACTAACTACTCACGACCATCCTACACGTATTAGAAGTGGTGTAATACATTATGGAGTGCCAAATATCACTTCGAGATACAGCAGAACAGCTTCTATGGCTCTTAGTAATATTATTACCCCACTATTACTAGAATATACTGATTCTGGTGACTTAGAAGGCACTGTTAATTGTGATAGTGTTATTAAATCTGGAATATATAGTTATAAAGGGTTAGTGACTAATCGCAACGTAGCAGAATGGTTTAACCTTGATTATAAAGACATTCACCTTTTTACCTTTTAA
- a CDS encoding glycosyltransferase, whose amino-acid sequence MYFSFIIPVYNRPEEVDELLDSLTKQTYKDAFEVVIIEDGSKEDSREVVSKYEDSLDVSYYYKANSGPGSSRNYGMERAKGEYFIVLDSDCIIPPNYLTIVDQYLREEYVDCFGGPDAALDSFSDVQKAINFSMTSVLTTGGIRGASERIGKFQPRSFNMGISKRAFLASGGYGKVHPGEDPDLTIRLWNLGFDTQLFSKAYVYHKRRIDWQKFYIQVNKFGKARPILNQRYPETAKITYWFPSLFMAGLLLSLLMTYYTFGFILCYIIYFILVFISCFIKEKSFKISLLSIVAIFIQFYGYGKGFLKANYILFIKKQKAEHGLPEMFFK is encoded by the coding sequence ATGTATTTTTCGTTTATTATTCCTGTTTACAATCGACCAGAAGAGGTCGATGAATTATTAGATAGTTTGACAAAGCAAACTTATAAGGACGCATTTGAAGTTGTTATTATAGAGGATGGATCTAAAGAGGATTCACGTGAAGTAGTTAGTAAATATGAAGATAGCCTAGATGTGTCTTATTACTATAAAGCTAATTCAGGGCCAGGGTCTTCACGTAATTATGGAATGGAACGAGCAAAGGGGGAGTACTTTATCGTATTGGATTCAGACTGTATTATTCCTCCTAATTACCTGACTATAGTAGATCAGTATCTTAGAGAAGAATATGTAGACTGTTTTGGAGGACCAGATGCGGCTCTTGATAGCTTTAGTGATGTACAAAAGGCAATAAACTTCTCTATGACTTCAGTTTTGACTACTGGAGGTATTAGAGGTGCTAGTGAGCGCATTGGTAAGTTTCAGCCGAGAAGTTTTAATATGGGTATTTCAAAAAGGGCTTTTTTAGCAAGTGGAGGTTATGGTAAAGTACATCCAGGGGAAGATCCTGATTTAACAATCAGACTTTGGAATTTAGGATTCGATACTCAGTTATTCAGCAAGGCTTATGTGTATCACAAAAGAAGAATAGATTGGCAGAAGTTTTATATTCAGGTCAATAAGTTTGGAAAGGCACGTCCGATATTAAATCAGCGTTATCCAGAAACTGCCAAAATAACATATTGGTTTCCTAGTTTATTTATGGCAGGCTTATTGTTAAGTTTATTAATGACATATTATACATTTGGTTTTATTTTATGTTATATAATTTATTTTATATTAGTTTTTATTAGTTGTTTTATAAAAGAGAAAAGTTTTAAGATAAGTTTATTATCAATTGTCGCAATTTTTATACAATTTTACGGTTATGGTAAGGGCTTCTTAAAAGCTAATTATATTTTGTTTATAAAAAAGCAAAAAGCAGAGCATGGTTTACCAGAGATGTTTTTTAAATAA
- a CDS encoding DUF4258 domain-containing protein — protein sequence MKFTQRLAYYLFGLLIGGMFLFYFFGEKKTEFCYLPNCRVLKDLRSKPVTYSKAVEAKFKEGWVSNDDIRKSLQYGDVNFSESNIDFEKGKLYVIVGRNEQNENILIKVINYTDKIVLYDIEKM from the coding sequence ATGAAGTTTACACAGCGTTTAGCATACTACTTATTTGGATTACTTATAGGAGGAATGTTCTTATTTTATTTCTTCGGTGAGAAGAAAACAGAATTTTGTTATTTACCTAATTGTAGAGTTTTAAAAGATTTGAGAAGTAAACCCGTTACTTATTCAAAGGCTGTAGAAGCTAAGTTTAAAGAAGGTTGGGTGTCTAATGATGACATACGTAAATCCCTTCAATATGGAGATGTGAATTTTTCAGAAAGCAATATTGATTTTGAAAAAGGTAAGCTTTATGTTATTGTAGGTAGAAATGAACAAAATGAAAACATATTAATCAAAGTCATAAACTATACAGATAAGATCGTACTTTATGATATTGAAAAAATGTAA
- a CDS encoding PglZ domain-containing protein translates to MNKIHILWVDDEVELLKPHILFLEKKDYIVTTCTNGQDAIDLFKENQYDIVFLDENMPGLSGLETLNEIKTIKNNTPIIMITKSEEEYIMEEAIGAKISDYLIKPVNPNQILLSLKKNLDDSRLISEKSSLSYQKEFRNISMDLMQARDYEDWISIYRKLLYWEQKLENIEDQNLFNILDSQKTEANSLFGKFVEKNYESWINDPEDSPVFSHQIFRKWVAPELKKEDSKLLFIVIDNLRYDQWRAFEAIVTNHYKVESENSFFSILPTATQYARNAIFSGLTPLEMSEQLPQYWKNDTDEGGKNLFENEFLQHQLQRLRLNIKNEYHKITNLKEGRKLADNFKALKDNKLITIVYNFVDMLSHAKTEMEVIKELASNDKAYRSLTVSWFRNSPLFEIIQQAQTLGYKLIITTDHGTINCKNPSKVIGDKNTSLNLRYKTGKSLTFEAKDVYHVKDPKKVQLPNINVSSSFIFAKNDFFLAYQNNFNYYAAYFRNTYQHGGISLEEMIVPFIVLNPKV, encoded by the coding sequence ATGAACAAAATTCACATATTATGGGTCGATGATGAAGTGGAATTATTAAAACCTCACATCTTATTTTTAGAAAAAAAAGACTATATCGTAACCACTTGTACTAATGGACAAGATGCTATAGATTTATTTAAAGAGAACCAATATGACATCGTATTCTTAGACGAAAATATGCCAGGACTTTCTGGTCTTGAAACTTTAAATGAAATCAAGACTATTAAAAACAATACTCCGATTATCATGATTACCAAAAGTGAAGAAGAGTATATCATGGAAGAAGCTATTGGTGCCAAAATATCGGATTACTTAATCAAACCTGTTAATCCTAATCAAATTTTACTTTCTCTTAAGAAGAACCTTGATGACTCTCGTCTAATCTCTGAAAAGTCTTCGCTTAGCTACCAGAAGGAATTTAGAAATATTTCTATGGATTTAATGCAAGCTAGAGATTATGAAGACTGGATCTCTATCTATAGAAAATTACTTTATTGGGAACAGAAGTTAGAAAACATCGAAGATCAAAACCTTTTCAATATACTAGACTCTCAGAAAACGGAGGCAAATAGTTTATTTGGGAAATTTGTTGAAAAAAATTACGAAAGCTGGATTAATGATCCTGAAGATAGTCCTGTTTTTTCTCATCAAATCTTTAGAAAATGGGTTGCTCCAGAATTAAAGAAAGAGGATTCAAAATTACTTTTTATTGTTATTGACAACTTAAGATATGATCAATGGAGAGCATTCGAGGCAATAGTTACTAACCATTATAAAGTAGAAAGTGAGAACAGTTTCTTCTCTATTTTACCAACAGCAACACAGTATGCTAGAAATGCTATATTCTCTGGGCTGACACCATTAGAGATGTCTGAACAACTACCACAATATTGGAAGAATGATACGGATGAAGGAGGTAAAAATTTATTTGAAAATGAATTCTTACAACATCAATTACAAAGACTTCGACTAAACATCAAGAATGAATACCACAAAATCACAAATCTAAAAGAAGGTAGAAAACTAGCTGATAATTTCAAAGCTCTTAAAGATAACAAGCTAATTACAATAGTATATAACTTTGTAGATATGTTATCACATGCTAAAACTGAGATGGAAGTAATTAAAGAACTAGCTTCAAATGATAAAGCATACCGCTCACTTACTGTAAGTTGGTTTAGAAACTCTCCTTTATTTGAAATTATTCAACAAGCTCAGACACTAGGATATAAACTAATAATAACAACTGATCACGGTACAATCAATTGTAAAAACCCATCGAAGGTAATCGGTGATAAAAACACAAGTTTAAACCTAAGATATAAAACAGGTAAAAGCTTGACATTCGAAGCTAAAGATGTCTATCATGTTAAAGATCCAAAAAAAGTACAATTACCGAACATAAATGTAAGTAGTTCCTTTATTTTTGCAAAAAATGATTTCTTCTTAGCATATCAAAATAATTTCAATTATTATGCAGCTTACTTTAGAAACACTTACCAACACGGGGGTATTTCTTTAGAAGAGATGATCGTTCCATTTATAGTATTAAATCCAAAAGTGTAA
- a CDS encoding DEAD/DEAH box helicase: MNNFEQLGLNESLLSAIKDMGFENPSEIQQKAIPLLLEKDTDIVALAQTGTGKTAAFGFPLIQKIDVSNKNTQGLILSPTRELCLQIANEIKQYSKYVKGLHSVAVYGGASITEQAKDVKRGAQIIVATPGRMQDMINRGMVNIKNINYCILDEADEMLNMGFYEDITSILADTPKEKNTWLFSATMPQEVARIAREFMKTPEEITVGHKNQGNTNVSHEFYLVSARDRYPALKRLADANPDIFSVVFCRTKRDTQSIAEKLIEDGYNAAALHGDLSQAQRDAVMKSFRGKQIQMLVATDVAARGIDVDDITHVVNYQLPDEIETYTHRSGRTGRAGKSGTSMVIVTKSELRKIQQIERIIKTKFEEKPVPSGIEICEIQLFHLANRIKEVEVNTEIEAYLPAITELLKDFDKEEIIKKVVSVEFNRFLEYYQKASNSLSSVSAGRNNSKEVPTDGAVRFFVNLGAKDNLDWMTLKDFLRDTLELGRDDLFKVDVKDGFSFFNTEAEHAEKVMETLNGLEYQGRRVNVEISNNDGGRNGGRRDHNNRKGGFRGGERRSEGGFRGGERRSSNRSSEGGFRGGERRSDRSSSEGRGERRSDRSSERAPRNERGSRRSSEGDSSRRTRRN, from the coding sequence ATGAACAATTTCGAACAATTAGGATTAAATGAATCTCTTTTATCTGCGATCAAGGATATGGGATTTGAAAATCCATCAGAGATCCAGCAAAAGGCGATTCCATTACTATTAGAGAAAGATACCGACATTGTTGCGTTAGCCCAAACGGGGACTGGGAAAACCGCAGCTTTTGGTTTTCCTTTGATTCAGAAGATAGACGTTTCTAATAAGAATACACAAGGTCTTATCTTATCGCCGACTAGAGAGTTATGTTTGCAAATCGCAAACGAAATCAAACAGTACTCGAAGTATGTAAAAGGACTTCATTCAGTAGCTGTTTATGGAGGGGCTAGCATTACAGAACAGGCAAAAGACGTAAAACGTGGAGCACAAATTATCGTCGCTACTCCTGGTAGAATGCAAGACATGATTAACCGTGGTATGGTTAACATTAAAAACATTAATTACTGTATCCTAGATGAAGCAGATGAAATGCTTAACATGGGATTCTATGAGGATATCACGTCTATTTTAGCGGATACTCCAAAAGAAAAAAACACATGGTTATTCTCTGCTACTATGCCGCAAGAGGTTGCGCGCATCGCAAGAGAGTTTATGAAAACTCCAGAAGAAATTACTGTAGGTCATAAAAACCAAGGTAATACTAATGTAAGTCATGAATTTTATTTAGTATCTGCTAGAGACCGCTACCCAGCGCTTAAACGTTTAGCAGATGCAAATCCAGATATTTTCTCTGTAGTGTTCTGTAGAACAAAGAGAGATACGCAATCTATTGCTGAAAAACTTATCGAGGATGGATACAACGCTGCTGCATTACACGGAGACTTATCTCAAGCTCAACGTGACGCAGTAATGAAATCATTCCGTGGTAAACAGATACAAATGCTTGTAGCTACTGACGTTGCTGCTCGTGGTATCGACGTAGATGACATTACTCACGTAGTAAACTACCAATTACCTGACGAAATCGAAACGTATACTCACCGTAGTGGACGTACTGGACGTGCTGGTAAATCAGGTACTTCTATGGTTATCGTAACGAAAAGTGAATTAAGAAAAATTCAACAAATCGAAAGAATCATCAAAACTAAATTTGAAGAGAAACCAGTTCCATCTGGAATTGAGATTTGTGAAATTCAATTGTTCCACTTAGCGAATAGAATTAAAGAAGTAGAAGTTAACACAGAGATTGAGGCTTATTTACCTGCAATTACTGAGTTATTAAAAGACTTCGACAAAGAAGAAATCATTAAAAAAGTAGTTTCTGTTGAATTTAATAGATTCTTAGAATACTACCAAAAAGCTTCTAACAGCTTATCTAGTGTATCTGCTGGAAGAAACAATTCTAAAGAAGTTCCTACAGACGGAGCAGTACGTTTCTTCGTTAACTTAGGTGCTAAGGATAACTTAGACTGGATGACGTTAAAAGATTTCTTACGTGATACTTTAGAGTTAGGTCGTGATGACTTATTCAAAGTTGATGTAAAAGATGGTTTCTCATTCTTCAACACTGAAGCTGAACACGCTGAAAAAGTAATGGAAACATTAAACGGTCTTGAATATCAAGGACGCCGTGTGAATGTTGAAATTTCTAACAATGATGGTGGTAGAAACGGTGGACGCCGTGACCATAACAACCGTAAAGGTGGATTCAGAGGTGGAGAAAGAAGATCTGAAGGTGGATTTAGAGGTGGTGAAAGAAGATCATCTAATAGATCATCTGAAGGAGGATTCAGAGGTGGAGAGAGAAGATCGGATAGATCATCATCTGAAGGACGTGGAGAAAGAAGATCAGACAGATCATCAGAAAGAGCTCCTCGTAACGAACGCGGATCTAGAAGAAGTAGCGAAGGAGATTCATCTAGAAGAACTAGAAGAAACTAA